In Thermodesulfobacteriota bacterium, a genomic segment contains:
- a CDS encoding sulfotransferase domain-containing protein has protein sequence MKKIFVHIGHSKTGTTTLQDHLFSQHEQIAYLGRPYKNNLFEKEIRRLALQDSTLYDHKGLKSILDTYRKNTQDKPIVISEETFSTVKCTDRGLMANRIKNIFYPCKIIITIRNQLDIIKSYYLNFDCIIEKLDKPTGYIVNFKEWIQYMLKNKEHSYLSEIQYYNLIKYYSDLFGYNNVIVLLFEEFVHSKELFIEKLSSFIGIDKKQSFDLIINKHERKGPSQREFLYIKILSKCFLGLPFNNYLPFGKTANNLLVSFIKKGKKPKIKMDEWVKPLEELFREGNKKISKEYSLPLAKYNYPL, from the coding sequence ATGAAAAAAATATTTGTTCATATAGGCCATTCAAAAACAGGAACAACAACTTTGCAAGACCATTTGTTTAGTCAACATGAACAAATTGCATATTTAGGCCGACCTTACAAGAACAATCTTTTTGAAAAAGAGATTAGGCGTTTAGCACTTCAAGACTCAACATTGTATGATCATAAAGGCCTTAAAAGTATTTTAGATACCTATAGGAAAAACACCCAAGATAAACCGATTGTTATTTCTGAAGAAACATTTTCGACTGTAAAGTGCACCGATAGAGGGTTAATGGCGAATAGAATAAAGAACATATTTTATCCATGCAAAATAATTATAACCATTAGGAATCAACTTGATATTATTAAATCATATTATCTGAATTTTGATTGCATTATTGAAAAATTAGACAAACCTACCGGATACATTGTAAATTTTAAAGAATGGATACAATATATGCTTAAAAATAAAGAGCATAGCTATTTATCAGAAATACAATATTACAATTTGATAAAATATTACTCTGATTTATTCGGATATAACAATGTAATAGTATTGTTATTCGAAGAATTCGTTCACAGCAAGGAACTATTCATAGAAAAGCTTTCATCATTCATAGGGATTGATAAAAAGCAATCGTTTGATTTAATTATCAATAAACATGAACGAAAAGGTCCTTCTCAAAGGGAATTTCTTTATATAAAAATACTATCAAAGTGTTTCCTGGGACTCCCATTTAACAATTATTTACCATTTGGGAAAACTGCTAACAATTTGCTTGTTAGCTTTATAAAAAAAGGAAAAAAACCAAAAATTAAAATGGATGAGTGGGTGAAACCGCTTGAAGAGTTGTTTCGAGAAGGAAATAAAAAAATATCAAAAGAGTATAGCTTGCCTTTAGCAAAATATAATTATCCTCTCTAA